A DNA window from Arachis duranensis cultivar V14167 chromosome 3, aradu.V14167.gnm2.J7QH, whole genome shotgun sequence contains the following coding sequences:
- the LOC127745737 gene encoding ATP synthase subunit alpha, chloroplastic-like, with amino-acid sequence MVTIRADEISKIIRERIEQYNTEVKIVNTGTVLQVGDGIARIYGLDEVMAGELVEFEEGTIGIALNLESNNVGVVLMGDGLMIQEGSSVKATGRIAQIPVSEAYLGRVINALAKPIDGRGEISSSESRLIESPAPGIISRRSVYEPLQTGLIAIDSMIPIGRGQRELIIGDRQTGKTAVATDTILNQQGQNVICVYVAIGQKASSVAQVVTTLQERRAMEYTIIVAETADSPATLQYLAPYKKIEAVGFISLRIGFLYQVFFPLLQGVFTFGICLL; translated from the coding sequence ATGGTAACCATTCGTGCAGATGAAATTAGTAAAATTATCCGCGAACGTATTGAACAATATAATACCGAGGTAAAGATTGTAAATACTGGTACTGTACTTCAAGTAGGTGACGGTATTGCTCGTATTTATGGTCTTGATGAAGTAATGGCGGGGGAGTTAGTGGAATTTGAGGAGGGTACCATAGGGATTGCTTTAAATTTGGAATCAAATAATGTTGGTGTTGTATTAATGGGTGATGGTTTGATGATACAAGAGGGAAGCTCGGTAAAAGCAACAGGAAGAATTGCTCAGATACCAGTAAGTGAGGCTTATTTGGGTCGTGTTATAAATGCCTTGGCTAAACCAATTGACGGTCGAGGAGAAATTTCATCTTCCGAATCTCGATTAATCGAATCTCCAGCTCCCGGCATTATTTCGAGACGTTCCGTATATGAGCCTCTTCAAACAGGACTTATTGCTATTGATTCAATGATCCCTATAGGGCGTGGTCAGCGAGAATTAATTATTGGGGACAGACAAACAGGTAAGACAGCAGTAGCTACAGATACGATTCTCAATCAACAAGGACAAAATGTAATATGTGTTTATGTAGCTATTGGTCAAAAAGCATCCTCTGTGGCTCAAGTGGTGACCACTTTACAAGAAAGGAGAGCAATGGAATACACTATTATAGTAGCTGAAACTGCGGATTCTCCAGCTACATTACAATATCTCGCTCCATATAAAAAGATCGAAGCCGTGGGATTTATTTCACTCAGGATTGGGTTTCTCTACCAGGTGTTCTTCCCGTTGCTTCAGGGGGTATTCACGTTTGGCATATGCCTGCTCTGA
- the LOC127745525 gene encoding DNA-directed RNA polymerase subunit beta-like, which translates to MAQRYVNQLVYYRNETSCDLVFDAASKGKQFLIVGTKNKAADLIARAATRARCHYVNKKWLGGMLTNWYTTETRLHKFRSLRTEQKMGRIHSLPKKDTAILKRQLSHLETYLGGIKYMAGLPDIVIIVDQQEEYTALRECITLGIQFEEILCSNNAILEFYQQFACVGGDPVFSESLCKELQKKIFHQRCELGRIGRRNLNRRLNLDIPQNNTFLFPRDILAAADHLIGMKFGMGTLDDMNHLKNKRIRSVADLLQDQFGLALVRLENMVRGTICGAIRLKLIPTPQNLVTSTPPTTTFESFFGLHPLSQVLDRTNPLTQIVHGRKLSYLGPGGVTGRTASFRIRDIHPSHYGRICPIDTSEGINVGLIGSLAIHGRIGRWGSIESPFYEIDKRSKRIRMLFLPPSRDEYYMVATGNSLALNRSIREEQIVPARYRQEFLTIAWEEVHLRSIFPFQYFSIGASLIPFIEHNDANRALMSSNMQRQAVPLFRSEKCIVGTGLERQVALDSGASAIAEHEGKIFYTDTEKILLLGNGETLNIPLVMYQGSNKNTCMHQKPQVQRGKCIKRGQILADGAATICGELALGKNILVVYMPWEGYNSEDAVLISERLVYEDIYTFFHMRKYEIQTHVTSHSPEKITKEIPHLEAHLLRNLDKNGIVTSLKSNKT; encoded by the exons atggCTCAGCGGTATGTTAACCAATTGGTATACTACAGAAACGAGACTTCTTGTGATTTGGTTTTTGATGCAGCAAGTAAGGGGaaacaatttttaattgttgGCACAAAAAATAAAGCTGCGGATTTAATAGCACGGGCTGCAACAAGAGCTCGGTGTCattatgttaataaaaaatggCTCGGCGGTATGTTAACCAATTGGTATACTACAGAAACGAGACTTCATAAGTTCAGGTCCTTGAGAACAGAACAAAAAATGGGCAGAATCCATAGTTTGCCAAAAAAAGATACTGCTATTTTGAAGAGACAGTTATCGCACTTGGAAACCTATCTGGGTGGCATTAAATATATGGCTGGCTTACCCGATATTGTCATAATCGTTGATCAGCAAGAGGAGTATACCGCTCTTAGAGAATGTATCACTTTGGGAATTCAATTTGAAGA AATCTTATGCTCTAATAACGCCATTTTGGAGTTTTATCAACAATTTGCTTGTGTAGGCGGGGATCCTGTATTTTCTGAATCTTTGTGCAaggaattacaaaaaaaaatttttcaccaaCGATGTGAATTAGGAAGGATTGGTCGACGAAATCTGAATCGAAGATTGAATCTTGATATACCTCAGAACAATACATTTTTGTTCCCACGAGATATATTGGCAGCTGCCGATCATTTGATTGGAATGAAATTTGGAATGGGTACACTTGATGATATGAATCATTTGAAAAATAAACGTATTCGTTCCGTAGCAGATCTCTTACAAGATCAATTCGGATTGGCTCTGGTTCGTTTAGAAAATATGGTTAGAGGAACTATATGTGGAGCAATTAGACTTAAATTGATACCGACTCCTCAGAATTTGGTGACTTCAACTCCACCAACAACtacttttgaatctttttttggATTACATCCATTATCTCAAGTTCTGGATCGAACCAATCCATTGACCCAAATAGTTCATGGTAGAAAATTGAGTTATTTGGGCCCCGGAGGGGTGACGGGGCGAACTGCTAGTTTTCGGATACGAGATATCCATCCTAGTCATTATGGACGCATTTGTCCAATTGATACGTCTGAAGGAATCAATGTTGGACTTATTGGATCTCTAGCTATTCATGGGAGAATTGGTCGTTGGGGGTCTATAGAAAGTCCATTTTATGAAATTGATAAGAGATCAAAAAGAATACGGATGCTTTTTTTACCACCAAGTAGAGATGAATACTATATGGTAGCTACAGGAAATTCTTTAGCACTGAATCGAAGTATTCGGGAGGAACAGATTGTCCCAGCGCGATATCGTCAAGAATTTCTGACTATTGCATGGGAAGAGGTTCATCTCCGAAGTATTTTCCCCtttcaatatttttctattGGAGCTTCGCTCATTCCTTTTATCGAGCATAATGATGCGAATCGAGCTTTAATGAGTTCAAATATGCAACGTCAAGCAGTTCCGCTTTTTCGGTCCGAAAAGTGCATTGTGGGAACGGGATTGGAACGCCAAGTAGCCTTAGATTCGGGGGCTTCCGCTATAGCGGAACACGAGGGAAAGATCTTTTATACCGATACTGAAAAGATCCTTCTATTGGGCAATGGGGAGACTTTAAACATCCCATTGGTTATGTATCAAGGTTCTAATAAAAATACTTGCATGCATCAAAAACCTCAAGTTCAACGCGGTAAATGCATAAAAAGGGGTCAAATTTTAGCGGACGGTGCTGCTACAATTTGCGGCGAACTTGCTTTGGGAAAAAACATATTAGTAGTTTATATGCCATGGGAGGGTTACAATTCTGAAGATGCTGTACTCATCAGCGAACGTCTGGTCTATGAAgatatttatactttttttcacATGCGGAAATATGAAATTCAAACTCATGTGACAAGCCACAGTCCTGAAAAAATCACTAAGGAAATCCCACACCTAGAAGCCCATTTACTCCGAAATTTAGACAAAAATGGAATTGTTACTAGTTTGAAATCTAATAAAACCTAA
- the LOC127745526 gene encoding DNA-directed RNA polymerase subunit beta''-like: protein MDSILIRSANTYLAPPGATVHGHFGEIFFEGDILVTFIYEKSRSGDITQGLPKVEQVLEVRSIDSISINLGKRVDAWNEHITKILGIPWGFFICTELTIVQSRISLVNKIQRVYRSQGVHIHNRHIEIIVRQITSKVLVSEDGMSNVFSPSELIGLFRAERAGRALEEVICYRALLLGITKTSLNTQSFISEASFQETTRVLAKAALRGRIDWLKGLKENVVLGGMIPVGTGFKRQSFPKI from the exons ATGGATTCCATATTAATAAGATCGGCTAATACCTATTTGGCGCCTCCAGGAGCAACAGTTCATGGACATTTTGGAGAAATCTTTTTTGAAGGAGATATATTAGTAACATTTATATATGAAAAATCGAGATCAGGTGATATAACCCAAGGTCTTCCAAAAGTGGAACAGGTATTAGAAGTTCGTTCGATTGATTCAATATCGATTAACCTAGGGAAGAGGGTTGACGCTTGGAACGAACATATAACCAAAATTCTTGGCATTCCTTGGGGATTCTTTATTTGTACTGAGCTAACTATTGTCCAAAGTCGAATTTCTTTGGTTAATAAAATCCAAAGGGTTTATCGATCCCAAGGAGTGCATATACATAATAGACATATTGAGATTATCGTACGCCAAATAACATCAAAAGTATTGGTTTCAGAAGATGGAATGTCTAATGTTTTTTCACCCAGCGAGCTAATTGGATTGTTTCGAGCTGAACGAGCGGGACGTGCCTTAGAAGAAGTAATTTGTTACCGAGCTCTATTATTGGGGATAACAAAAACATCTTTGAATACCCAAAGTTTCATATCCGAAGCGAGTTTTCAAGAAACTACTAGAGTTTTAGCAAAAGCTGCTCTCCGAGGTCGTATCGATTGGTTGAAAGGTCTGAAAGAGAACGTTGTTTTGGGGGGAATGATACCCGTTGGTACCGGATTCAAAAGG CAATCATTTCCGAAGATTTGA
- the LOC127745528 gene encoding photosystem II CP47 reaction center protein-like: protein LAVGWLGHPIFRDKEGRELFVRRMPTFFETFPVVLIDGDGIVRADVPFRRSESKYSVEQVGVTVEFYGGELNGVSYSDPATVKKYARRAQLGEIFELDRATLKSDGVFRSSPRGWFAFGHASFALLFFFGHIWHGARTLFRDVFAGIDPNLDAQVEFGAFQKLGDPTTRRQIV from the coding sequence CTAGCCGTCGGTTGGTTAGGACATCCTATCTTTAGAGATAAAGAGGGGCGTGAACTTTTTGTAAGGCGTATGCCTACTTTTTTTGAGACATTTCCAGTTGTTTTGATAGACGGAGACGGAATTGTTAGAGCCGATGTTCCTTTTCGAAGATCAGAATCGAAGTATAGTGTTGAACAAGTAGGTGTAACTGTTGAGTTCTATGGTGGCGAACTCAACGGAGTCAGTTATAGTGATCCCGCTACTGTGAAAAAATATGCTAGACGTGCTCAATTGggtgaaatttttgaattagaTCGTGCCACTTTGAAATCAGATGGTGTTTTTCGTAGCAGTCCAAGGGGTTGGTTTGCTTTTGGACATGCTTCGtttgctcttctcttctttttcgggCACATTTGGCATGGTGCTAGAACTTTGTTCCGAGATGTTTTTGCTGGCATCGACCCCAATTTGGATGCTCAAGTAGAATTTGGAGCATTCCAAAAACTGGGCGATCCGACTACAAGAAGGCAAATAGTCTGA
- the LOC127745738 gene encoding DNA-directed RNA polymerase subunit beta'-like — protein sequence MCQEKLVQEAVDTLLDNGIRGQPMRDGHNKVYKSFSDIIEGKEGRFRETLLGKRVDYSERSVIVVGPSLSLHRCGLPHEIAIELLQTFVIRGLIRKHFALNMGIAKSKIREKEPIVWEILQEIMQGHPILLNRAPTLHRLGIQAFQPILVEGRAICLHPLVCKGFNANFDGDQMAVHVPLSLEAQTEARLLMFSHMNLLSPSMGDPISVPTQDMLIGLYILTSGNRRGISANRYSPCNRRNSKTERI from the coding sequence ATGTGCCAGGAAAAATTGGTACAAGAAGCCGTGGATACGCTTCTAGATAATGGAATCCGCGGGCAACCGATGAGGGATGGTCATAATAAGGTTTACAAATCATTTTCAGATATAATTGAAGGTAAAGAGGGAAGATTTCGCGAAACCCTGCTTGGAAAAAGGGTTGATTATTCGGAGCGTTCTGTTATTGTAGTAGGACCATCACTTTCATTACATCGATGTGGATTACCTCACGAAATAGCAATAGAACTTTTACAGACATTTGTAATTCGTGGTCTAATTCGAAAGCATTTTGCTTTGAACATGGGAATTGCTAAGAGTAAAATTCGGGAAAAAGAACCGATTGTATGGGAAATCCTTCAAGAAATTATGCAGGGGCATCCCATCTTGCTAAATAGAGCGCCTACTCTGCATAGATTAGGCATACAGGCATTCCAACCTATTTTAGTGGAAGGGCGCGCTATTTGTTTACACCCATTAGTTTGTAAGGGATTCAATGCAAACTTTGATGGAGACCAAATGGCTGTTCATGTGCCTTTATCTTTGGAAGCCCAAACGGAAGCTCGTTTACTTATGTTTTCTCATATGAACCTATTGTCTCCGTCGATGGGAGATCCTATTTCCGTACCGACTCAAGATATGCTTATTGGACTTTATATATTAACGAGCGGGAATCGTCGAGGTATTAGTGCAAACAGGTATAGTCCGTGTAATCGCAGAAATTCGAAAACTGAAAGAATTTAG